The following are from one region of the Haemophilus parainfluenzae genome:
- the tssK gene encoding type VI secretion system baseplate subunit TssK codes for MRNQNRVLWKEGLFIQPQHFQQQQRHIDYLIGNQLTKFNNTYNFGFQKLELNQEMLNLGKISLLSATGVFPDGTYFELPHQDLLPSALDVQNLDNLGAYDIYLALPNASMVFSEVKTDNQTEYDVAARYSENIQDIKDIHTFNGSNTDVFLAHLSPKLLQGHEDRSAYTCLHMARIKEKLPDGRLVLDEKFIPTCMDITASSELRGFVTELSSTLEQRAETLSSRLGSPSQQGIADVAEFLMLQLLNREYPFYKHLNIHPHIHPEYMYRLLIQLCGELMTFTDASRLAKDFLRYDHFDLTLCFQRLFKQLRIALSTVLTPKAVSIQLESHPYGVKSAVINDQDLLYKAEFILAVSARVPEEILRKQFIHQIKITTPDKIRQLVSVQLPGIELKPLVSAPRQLPYHAGYTYFHLDTGCDDWLDVQRSHSIAFHVAGDFPELDMQLWAIRG; via the coding sequence ATGCGAAATCAAAATAGAGTTCTTTGGAAGGAAGGGTTGTTTATTCAGCCGCAGCACTTTCAACAGCAACAACGTCATATTGATTATTTAATTGGAAATCAGTTAACCAAGTTTAATAATACTTATAATTTCGGTTTTCAAAAGCTAGAGTTAAATCAAGAGATGTTAAATCTTGGGAAAATTTCTTTGCTATCAGCAACGGGCGTTTTTCCAGATGGAACATACTTCGAATTACCTCATCAGGATTTGTTGCCATCAGCATTAGATGTTCAAAACTTAGATAATTTGGGTGCATATGATATTTATTTGGCGCTTCCTAATGCTAGTATGGTTTTTTCAGAAGTGAAAACTGACAATCAAACTGAGTATGACGTTGCAGCGCGATATAGTGAAAATATACAAGATATTAAAGATATTCATACATTCAATGGTAGTAATACAGATGTTTTTCTAGCACATTTATCTCCTAAATTACTTCAGGGACACGAGGATAGAAGTGCGTATACTTGTTTACATATGGCCAGAATTAAAGAAAAGTTGCCCGATGGTCGCTTGGTGTTAGATGAGAAGTTTATTCCTACATGTATGGATATTACTGCTTCAAGTGAACTTAGAGGGTTTGTTACTGAGTTGTCTAGTACATTAGAGCAGAGAGCAGAGACTTTATCATCTCGTCTTGGTTCTCCTTCTCAGCAAGGAATTGCGGATGTGGCTGAGTTTTTAATGTTGCAATTATTAAATCGAGAGTATCCATTTTATAAACATTTAAACATTCATCCTCATATTCATCCGGAGTATATGTATAGATTATTAATTCAACTGTGTGGAGAATTAATGACATTTACAGATGCCTCAAGATTAGCAAAAGATTTTCTCAGATACGATCATTTTGATCTCACTTTATGTTTTCAAAGATTATTTAAACAACTTCGAATTGCATTAAGTACAGTTTTAACACCAAAAGCAGTTTCAATCCAACTTGAATCTCATCCTTATGGTGTTAAAAGTGCGGTTATTAATGATCAAGATTTATTGTATAAAGCAGAGTTTATTCTGGCTGTATCGGCTAGGGTTCCTGAGGAAATTTTGCGTAAACAATTTATTCATCAAATTAAAATTACGACACCAGATAAAATTAGACAGTTAGTTAGTGTTCAATTGCCAGGGATTGAATTGAAACCACTCGTCTCTGCGCCAAGACAATTACCATATCACGCAGGATATACTTATTTCCATCTGGATACAGGGTGTGATGATTGGCTTGATGTACAGCGTAGTCACTCAATCGCATTTCATGTGGCAGGTGATTTCCCTGAATTAGATATGCAGTTATGGGCTATTAGAGGTTAG
- the tssJ gene encoding type VI secretion system lipoprotein TssJ, protein MLLVNRFSPLKCLVLGIVIASTTACGNTGMALSKMGQIIKDPTIPVGGPLDQPSTLNLTLLAEPDINRNETNQPSPIEVKVVYLSEDSRLLSAYYEQLSTEDIKEVLGKNYIDHQDYTLLPSQFKAVPPIKLDKNNNYLGVVAYYADSGETEWKKVVKLSGVGHKYSVLVHLKDKEVDVRKDEE, encoded by the coding sequence ATGCTATTAGTAAATCGCTTTTCACCATTAAAATGTTTAGTCCTAGGAATTGTTATTGCATCAACAACAGCCTGTGGAAATACAGGAATGGCGCTATCTAAGATGGGACAAATTATTAAAGATCCTACTATTCCAGTTGGGGGACCTTTAGATCAGCCATCAACATTAAACTTAACTTTATTAGCTGAACCAGATATTAATCGTAACGAAACTAATCAACCGTCACCAATTGAAGTCAAAGTTGTGTATTTAAGCGAGGATTCTAGATTGTTATCTGCTTATTATGAGCAACTGAGCACAGAAGATATTAAAGAGGTGCTAGGTAAAAATTATATCGATCATCAGGATTATACTTTGTTGCCCTCTCAATTTAAGGCTGTACCACCAATTAAATTAGATAAAAATAATAATTATCTAGGCGTAGTTGCATATTATGCTGATTCAGGTGAAACAGAATGGAAAAAAGTTGTTAAACTTAGTGGTGTTGGGCATAAATATAGTGTATTAGTTCATCTGAAAGATAAAGAAGTTGATGTAAGAAAAGACGAAGAGTAA
- the icmH gene encoding type IVB secretion system protein IcmH/DotU has translation MSEVLEHFQDDSLPSYHLSLRGNSINPIVDAATPLLGMVMRLKHITDQAMPENLYQQVVKDIQSIEQLLKGRNYESGMIVSFRYVLCTFIDEVALSHGWGTKSTWFQQSLLTYFHNETWGGEKVYILLDKLLAEPKRYIDLLEFIYICFSLGFRGRYKIETQNSEEFELIYKKLHDAILNVRNYNSSNIVIYQEHDTNKHFYKLLNKKSLKKIFFMGFIVLAFIYFIYSFVLGRQSQSILDQLNSLLG, from the coding sequence ATGAGTGAAGTATTAGAACATTTTCAGGATGATTCATTGCCTTCTTATCATCTATCATTAAGAGGAAACAGTATAAACCCTATTGTTGATGCGGCAACACCATTATTGGGAATGGTTATGAGATTGAAGCATATTACTGATCAAGCTATGCCAGAAAATTTATATCAACAAGTTGTAAAGGATATCCAATCTATTGAACAATTATTAAAGGGAAGGAATTATGAGTCAGGAATGATCGTTTCTTTTCGCTATGTATTGTGTACGTTTATTGATGAAGTTGCCTTAAGCCATGGATGGGGAACTAAGAGCACTTGGTTCCAACAATCTCTTTTAACCTATTTTCATAATGAAACTTGGGGGGGAGAAAAAGTTTATATTTTGTTAGATAAATTATTGGCAGAGCCTAAACGTTATATTGATTTATTAGAGTTTATTTATATATGTTTTAGTTTAGGGTTTAGAGGTCGTTATAAGATTGAAACTCAAAACTCCGAAGAGTTTGAACTAATATACAAAAAATTGCACGATGCAATTTTAAACGTGAGAAACTACAATAGTAGTAATATTGTGATTTATCAAGAGCATGACACTAATAAACACTTCTACAAATTGCTCAATAAAAAATCATTAAAGAAAATTTTCTTTATGGGCTTTATTGTTTTGGCATTTATTTATTTTATATATTCATTTGTTTTGGGACGCCAAAGTCAAAGTATTTTAGACCAATTAAATAGCCTATTAGGTTAA
- the tssG gene encoding type VI secretion system baseplate subunit TssG yields MAYSARTEKPNVEMDELNKIVLRKYNFFQLVEILHKLENVDICDTLNIQPDKEIIRFTSYAGLGFPTRDIIDVSVGEKGKYTLEVSFLGLQGTQSPLPTYYLENLAAEYLHKETKLIDFINLFNHRLIFFLHHIWRKYRYYINFKDGATDSFSNKLFSLVGLDHKQTREFLGIDASKLLANLGALVNSSRSRDVICRLVSQCFEIKDVSLDEWVFRYVDIPQDQQNRLGIMSRINGIGLKGRSCLGENFTLGSRIQDRSGKFELQLNNLSRKQFLSFLPNGSNYKILSNFVSFILKDQFAWDLRLKMKPKQVTGIKLGDEKNAMLGWISFLGKPENNPNIKLSVRE; encoded by the coding sequence ATGGCCTATTCAGCTAGGACAGAAAAGCCTAATGTAGAGATGGATGAATTAAATAAAATAGTATTACGTAAATATAATTTTTTTCAATTGGTAGAAATATTACATAAGCTAGAAAATGTTGATATATGTGATACATTAAATATCCAACCAGATAAAGAAATTATTCGATTTACATCGTATGCAGGACTAGGCTTTCCAACAAGAGATATTATCGATGTATCTGTTGGTGAAAAAGGAAAATATACATTAGAGGTCAGTTTTCTTGGTTTACAAGGAACTCAATCGCCTTTACCTACATATTACTTAGAAAATTTAGCTGCAGAATACTTACATAAAGAAACTAAATTAATTGATTTCATTAATTTGTTTAATCATAGGTTAATATTTTTTCTTCATCATATATGGAGAAAGTATCGTTATTATATTAATTTTAAAGATGGAGCCACAGATTCTTTTTCTAATAAATTATTTTCATTAGTTGGACTTGACCATAAACAAACTCGAGAATTTTTGGGTATTGATGCTAGCAAACTATTAGCTAATTTAGGAGCACTAGTAAACTCTAGTCGTTCAAGAGATGTTATTTGTAGACTAGTATCTCAATGTTTTGAAATTAAAGATGTTTCTTTAGATGAATGGGTTTTTAGATATGTTGATATACCACAAGATCAGCAGAATCGTCTAGGTATAATGTCTAGGATAAATGGGATTGGATTAAAGGGTAGAAGTTGTTTAGGGGAAAACTTCACATTAGGTTCAAGAATACAAGATCGTTCGGGTAAATTTGAATTACAATTAAACAACTTATCTAGGAAGCAATTTTTGTCCTTTTTACCTAATGGCTCTAATTATAAAATTTTATCTAATTTTGTCTCTTTTATCTTAAAGGATCAATTTGCTTGGGATTTAAGATTAAAAATGAAACCTAAACAGGTTACTGGTATAAAGCTAGGAGATGAAAAAAATGCAATGTTGGGCTGGATTAGTTTTTTAGGAAAACCTGAAAATAATCCAAATATAAAGCTCAGTGTAAGGGAGTGA
- the tssH gene encoding type VI secretion system ATPase TssH, with the protein MIRIELPVLVSKLNPISKQILEECAATCMNEQYAEITVPNLLLSFLSSPLNDIRIILSEASIDVDELKTLLKENSEQTRLLDVQQNYPVFSPLLVELLQDSWLTASTEFNLNTLRSGIILYVLLGSVYRYLPNQAAKILISINRELLKQDFVAKLINSAETENTTYSKESSRVGTKSDSLLAMYAQNVTELARQGKIDPVLCRDKEIDLMIDILSRRRKNNPIVVGEAGVGKSALIEGLALRIVSENVPESMLNTELMNLDLGALQAGAAVKGEFEKRFKGIMKEVNESIKPIILFIDEAHTLIGAGNQSGGLDVSNLLKPALARGELKTIAATTWSEYKKYFEKDAALSRRFQLVKLEPPSVNDAIVIMRGLRATYEEAHKVLIEEDALISVVELSERYLSGRQLPDKAIDVLDTACARVSINLTSPPKLISELSNNRHKIEMEVALLDRELLLGLSQNKDRLSELKKELKKIDKTETKLRKDWLKQQEIVRQIVELRRSLLEKASSNSEINKEDKNNSLSSEENKQIAKLTSLSRELERLQKTQVLVSPHVTQKQIATVIAEWTGVPLDKLSQNELNVITELPSYLTKEIKGQELAIKHLHKHLLTARADLRRTGRPLGAFLLVGPSGVGKTETVIQIADLLFGGKQYLTTINMSEFQEKHTVSRLIGSPPGYVGYGEGGVLTEAIRRKPYSVVLLDEVEKAHPDVLNLFYQAFDKGELADGEGRIIDCKNIVFFLTSNLGYQTIVDNADVPEKINDELYPELSEFFKPALLARMEVIPYLPLPREVLKIIIDGKLAKLSNLLERRFEAKIIIDEQVKEEILNRATRAENGARILESIIDGQMLPPVSLLLLQKMSQNEEIKKIQFMIKDNKFVAKVGENECDLA; encoded by the coding sequence ATGATCAGAATTGAATTACCTGTTTTAGTTAGTAAGTTAAATCCAATATCAAAGCAAATTTTAGAGGAGTGTGCAGCTACGTGTATGAATGAGCAGTATGCTGAGATTACGGTACCTAATTTATTGCTTAGCTTTTTATCTTCTCCTCTGAATGATATTCGAATTATATTATCTGAAGCATCAATAGATGTAGATGAGCTGAAAACGTTATTAAAAGAAAATTCAGAACAAACGAGACTATTAGATGTGCAACAAAACTATCCGGTTTTTTCTCCTTTACTTGTTGAATTGCTTCAAGATAGTTGGTTGACTGCTTCAACAGAATTCAATTTAAATACACTAAGAAGTGGTATTATTCTTTATGTTTTATTGGGCTCTGTATATCGATATCTTCCTAATCAGGCTGCAAAAATTTTAATTTCGATTAATCGAGAACTATTAAAACAAGATTTTGTTGCTAAATTAATAAACTCTGCCGAAACAGAAAATACGACTTATAGCAAAGAGTCTAGTCGTGTAGGTACTAAGTCTGATAGTTTGTTAGCTATGTATGCACAAAATGTAACAGAGTTAGCGAGACAGGGAAAAATTGACCCAGTTTTATGTCGAGACAAAGAGATTGATCTAATGATAGATATATTATCTCGTAGACGTAAAAATAATCCAATTGTTGTTGGAGAAGCGGGTGTCGGTAAAAGTGCCTTAATCGAAGGTCTTGCCTTGAGAATTGTATCTGAAAATGTACCTGAAAGTATGTTGAATACCGAATTGATGAATTTGGACCTCGGTGCATTGCAAGCTGGAGCCGCTGTAAAAGGTGAATTTGAAAAACGTTTTAAAGGAATAATGAAAGAGGTTAATGAGTCAATTAAACCAATTATTCTTTTTATTGATGAAGCGCATACTCTTATTGGAGCAGGTAATCAATCAGGTGGATTAGATGTTTCTAACTTATTAAAACCAGCTTTAGCAAGAGGGGAGCTAAAGACTATTGCAGCAACGACATGGAGTGAATATAAAAAATATTTTGAAAAAGATGCAGCACTTTCCAGACGTTTTCAATTGGTTAAACTCGAACCGCCTTCAGTTAATGATGCAATTGTGATTATGAGGGGATTAAGAGCAACTTATGAAGAGGCTCATAAGGTTTTAATTGAAGAGGATGCATTAATTTCTGTGGTTGAGCTGAGCGAGAGATACCTTAGTGGACGTCAATTACCGGATAAAGCTATCGATGTATTAGATACAGCTTGTGCTAGAGTTTCAATTAATTTAACTTCACCTCCTAAGTTAATATCTGAATTGTCAAATAATAGACATAAGATAGAGATGGAGGTAGCTCTACTTGATAGAGAATTATTATTAGGCCTTAGTCAGAATAAAGATCGCTTGTCTGAGCTAAAAAAAGAGCTTAAGAAAATTGATAAGACTGAAACTAAATTAAGAAAAGATTGGCTGAAACAGCAAGAAATTGTTAGACAAATTGTTGAATTACGTCGCTCTTTATTAGAAAAAGCCTCATCTAATTCAGAGATTAATAAAGAGGATAAGAATAATTCATTATCAAGTGAAGAAAATAAACAAATTGCTAAACTTACAAGTTTGAGTAGAGAATTAGAGAGATTACAGAAGACACAAGTTTTAGTTTCTCCTCATGTGACTCAAAAACAAATTGCAACAGTTATTGCTGAGTGGACAGGCGTTCCTCTAGATAAATTATCTCAAAATGAACTTAACGTAATTACAGAATTGCCAAGCTATTTGACGAAGGAAATTAAAGGACAAGAATTAGCAATAAAACATCTTCATAAACATTTGTTGACAGCTAGAGCTGATTTAAGACGTACAGGACGTCCTTTAGGAGCCTTTTTACTTGTCGGGCCCAGCGGTGTGGGTAAGACGGAAACTGTTATTCAAATTGCAGATTTATTATTTGGTGGAAAACAATATTTAACAACAATCAATATGTCTGAATTTCAAGAAAAACATACAGTTTCTCGTTTAATTGGTTCTCCTCCTGGGTATGTAGGATATGGAGAGGGGGGCGTGTTAACAGAGGCAATTAGACGAAAACCATATTCTGTTGTATTACTTGATGAAGTTGAGAAAGCCCATCCTGATGTACTTAATTTATTTTATCAAGCTTTTGATAAAGGTGAACTGGCTGATGGAGAGGGGCGAATAATTGATTGTAAAAACATTGTATTCTTTTTAACATCAAATTTAGGTTATCAAACCATAGTCGATAATGCAGATGTTCCTGAAAAAATAAATGATGAACTTTACCCTGAATTATCAGAGTTCTTTAAACCTGCACTATTAGCGAGAATGGAAGTAATACCTTATCTTCCGTTACCTAGAGAGGTTTTAAAAATCATTATTGATGGTAAGTTAGCAAAACTATCTAATTTATTAGAAAGACGTTTTGAAGCCAAAATTATTATTGATGAGCAAGTTAAGGAAGAAATTCTTAATCGTGCAACAAGAGCTGAGAATGGTGCACGAATATTAGAATCTATTATTGATGGACAAATGTTGCCACCTGTCTCGTTATTGCTATTACAAAAAATGTCACAGAATGAAGAGATTAAAAAAATTCAGTTTATGATTAAAGATAATAAGTTTGTAGCGAAAGTTGGGGAAAATGAATGCGATTTAGCTTAA
- the vasI gene encoding type VI secretion system-associated protein VasI: protein MRFSLNILSIPLFLTAFSNISYADLKKQDQSSDILLKMEQCRSLKSELERLDCYDKAWGDNRVFSQIRSVQGGKAWNRAIEQEKTRTTDSLNFLTKITESEDNPTVVITTPSLGHKSPRPVLMISCVDNITRLQIAMPSPINERDVYLDVITNKTSFKTHWFFRENGFLLEASRGLEGISEIQRLFKSSTLRFNSDVPAINELVFKIEDLENEIKPLKTACHW from the coding sequence ATGCGATTTAGCTTAAATATATTATCAATACCTTTATTCTTGACTGCTTTTTCTAATATTTCTTATGCGGATCTAAAAAAACAAGACCAATCAAGTGATATTTTACTTAAAATGGAACAGTGTAGATCTCTGAAATCTGAATTAGAGAGACTTGACTGCTATGATAAAGCTTGGGGAGATAATAGAGTATTTTCTCAAATTAGATCAGTTCAAGGAGGCAAAGCATGGAATAGAGCTATTGAACAAGAAAAAACTCGAACTACAGACTCTTTAAATTTTTTAACAAAAATTACGGAATCGGAAGATAATCCAACCGTAGTGATTACAACACCGTCCTTAGGACATAAGAGTCCTCGTCCAGTATTAATGATTAGTTGTGTTGATAATATTACGCGTTTACAAATAGCAATGCCATCTCCAATTAATGAAAGGGATGTCTATTTAGATGTAATCACCAATAAAACAAGTTTTAAAACTCATTGGTTTTTCCGTGAGAATGGCTTTTTATTAGAAGCAAGTAGAGGACTTGAAGGAATCAGTGAAATTCAGCGTTTATTTAAATCATCAACTCTAAGATTTAATTCTGATGTTCCAGCAATTAATGAATTAGTTTTCAAGATTGAAGATCTTGAAAATGAAATTAAACCACTAAAAACTGCATGTCATTGGTAA
- the tagH gene encoding type VI secretion system-associated FHA domain protein TagH: MSKELVLLLTIKNVLELESGFSREYCFNQDGGSIGSGANNHWVIQDIKKNIPINQAHIEWRDGSYCLQVINKPLLINGASFTPKSGFIKLANEDQIKFGSLKVFTVVAEKSAITSGNYSKSLEDIVTGNQDHLDDILRVKKGGLDLSVETKNIDDSIIHDPLRALQPDSNKLITSVDDENFIPSNKRNITSRGSSNMNQSYIDLPMIENEEKKLSPFSENAYVTISPLMREMDTKIELVDTQETHDFLQEVGKTLKATIEGLLALQKEQSSLSDKHLRPIEDNPLRLNLDYESTIDVLFGDQKSPVHLAAPAAVRESLHNLLIHNEANRIAIISALKAILDAFSPDVLLKRFENYRRSNEVKPSNNAWAWDMYKNYYEELTSKRQYGFEKLFWEVYSQAYDKALRDKQTEGNQ; encoded by the coding sequence ATGAGTAAAGAATTAGTTTTATTATTAACAATAAAGAATGTATTGGAACTTGAGAGTGGTTTTTCTAGAGAATATTGTTTTAATCAAGACGGTGGGAGCATTGGTTCTGGAGCCAATAATCATTGGGTTATTCAAGATATAAAGAAAAATATTCCTATCAATCAGGCGCACATAGAGTGGAGAGATGGTAGCTATTGTTTACAAGTAATCAATAAACCATTGCTTATTAATGGCGCGTCTTTTACACCTAAGTCTGGTTTTATTAAGCTTGCAAATGAGGATCAAATTAAATTTGGTTCACTTAAGGTGTTTACTGTCGTGGCTGAAAAATCAGCTATAACGAGTGGTAATTATTCAAAATCACTAGAGGATATCGTTACAGGAAATCAAGATCATTTAGACGATATTTTAAGGGTTAAAAAAGGGGGGCTTGATTTGAGTGTAGAAACTAAAAATATTGATGATTCTATTATTCATGACCCTTTGCGTGCATTACAGCCAGATTCAAATAAACTAATTACTTCTGTTGATGATGAGAATTTTATTCCATCAAATAAAAGAAATATTACTTCACGTGGGAGTTCAAACATGAATCAATCCTATATTGATTTACCTATGATTGAAAATGAGGAAAAAAAATTATCACCGTTTTCAGAAAATGCATATGTCACTATATCCCCCTTGATGAGAGAGATGGATACAAAAATTGAGTTAGTTGACACTCAAGAAACACATGATTTTTTACAGGAGGTAGGTAAAACATTAAAGGCTACTATAGAAGGTCTCTTGGCATTACAAAAAGAACAAAGTAGCTTATCAGATAAGCATCTTAGACCAATTGAGGATAATCCTCTTCGTTTAAATTTGGACTATGAGTCTACTATTGATGTTTTATTTGGAGACCAAAAAAGTCCTGTGCACCTCGCTGCACCTGCTGCGGTTCGGGAAAGCCTTCATAATTTGCTGATTCATAATGAGGCAAATAGAATTGCAATCATTAGTGCTTTAAAAGCAATTTTAGATGCTTTTTCGCCAGATGTTTTATTGAAACGCTTTGAAAATTATCGCCGTAGTAATGAAGTTAAGCCCTCAAATAATGCCTGGGCTTGGGATATGTATAAAAATTATTATGAAGAATTAACCTCAAAACGCCAATATGGTTTTGAGAAATTATTTTGGGAGGTTTACTCTCAAGCTTACGATAAAGCATTACGTGATAAACAAACAGAAGGAAACCAATAA
- the tssA gene encoding type VI secretion system protein TssA produces MEVLIDNPWKEQILSPIQSEVDIDEDLEWLELDGDMVKLGSLEHQTLNISHLRHLAARLLSTKSKDLRILAHFLRTLQHSGKVTELLIGLVSFADYVEHYWETSPPSQKIRKERLTQQILKRFENMASYFSQDSSRLEKEQAKQQFERLIEYWKDNAKLKAELEQLLLRYAFTDKQVHQNDTVSGAPEVKESNSGKKPIIESKHSSSDLDLGMISSEKEVRKSIVEPVSIDASNDRAWKNTLLKVADYLIERDFSNPIGYQLRRFAIWSQITVAPLAENDRTQLAAVSQDRVNDYKVLIEKALSCDVWKEIEYSLTLAPYWIEGHCLSAKVAERMECPQVAKAIKESVLSFIDRLPELKQLKFNDGTPFISDECSSWLHDKNEVDQLLVSDIQLNEQIGDYYQKQGILNTLKFMNNQSYTDLRSQIYAQLSSIELLEKEGLHNLAKQQYFILEQAISPIMVKDWEPSLFTLLHDKQEKNA; encoded by the coding sequence ATGGAAGTATTAATTGATAATCCTTGGAAAGAACAAATTCTTTCTCCTATTCAATCAGAGGTTGATATTGATGAAGATCTAGAATGGCTTGAGCTTGATGGAGACATGGTTAAGTTGGGCTCTCTAGAGCATCAAACTTTAAATATTTCTCACCTTCGACATTTAGCCGCGCGCCTATTATCCACGAAGAGTAAGGATCTTCGTATACTTGCTCATTTTCTAAGAACGTTGCAGCATTCTGGGAAAGTGACTGAGTTACTCATCGGTTTAGTATCATTTGCTGATTATGTGGAACATTACTGGGAAACATCACCGCCATCGCAGAAAATAAGAAAAGAAAGACTAACACAACAAATTCTGAAACGCTTTGAAAATATGGCATCTTACTTTAGCCAAGATTCTTCGCGTTTAGAGAAAGAGCAGGCAAAACAACAGTTTGAGCGTTTAATAGAATATTGGAAAGATAATGCGAAACTTAAGGCGGAACTTGAACAACTTCTACTGCGTTATGCTTTTACAGATAAGCAAGTTCATCAAAATGATACTGTAAGTGGTGCTCCTGAGGTTAAAGAATCAAATTCAGGCAAAAAACCAATAATCGAATCTAAGCATAGTAGTTCTGACTTAGATTTAGGAATGATTTCGAGTGAAAAAGAAGTAAGAAAATCAATCGTTGAACCGGTATCTATTGATGCAAGTAATGATCGAGCTTGGAAAAATACACTGCTTAAAGTAGCTGATTATCTCATTGAAAGGGACTTTTCTAATCCGATTGGTTATCAATTAAGACGTTTTGCTATTTGGAGCCAAATTACAGTTGCACCATTAGCAGAAAATGATCGAACTCAACTGGCTGCAGTTTCTCAAGATAGAGTTAATGATTATAAAGTTTTAATTGAGAAAGCATTGAGTTGTGATGTGTGGAAAGAGATTGAATATAGTTTAACTCTTGCACCGTATTGGATTGAAGGACACTGCTTGTCAGCTAAGGTTGCAGAGAGAATGGAGTGCCCACAGGTGGCAAAAGCAATTAAAGAATCAGTGTTATCGTTTATAGATCGTTTACCTGAATTAAAACAATTAAAATTTAATGATGGAACGCCATTTATTTCTGATGAATGTTCTTCATGGCTGCATGATAAAAATGAAGTTGATCAACTATTAGTGAGTGATATTCAGTTAAATGAGCAGATTGGAGATTATTATCAAAAACAGGGTATTTTAAATACGTTGAAATTTATGAATAATCAATCTTATACAGATCTTCGTTCACAAATATATGCCCAATTATCTAGTATTGAGTTACTAGAAAAAGAAGGTTTACATAATTTAGCTAAACAGCAATATTTTATTTTAGAGCAAGCAATTTCGCCAATAATGGTGAAAGATTGGGAGCCATCACTATTTACTCTTTTGCATGATAAGCAAGAGAAAAATGCTTAA